A genomic window from Chanodichthys erythropterus isolate Z2021 chromosome 1, ASM2448905v1, whole genome shotgun sequence includes:
- the LOC137035469 gene encoding protocadherin gamma-A11-like: MFGLLFFVLMAHTAYGDVSYSFPEEMKRGSVIGNIAKDLGLDVNRLSSRKARIDTEGNRKRYCDINLNTGELTVAERIDREGLCREKLTCYLHFEFVLEYPLELHRVNLQIVDINDNSPVFSKDFVKLDISESADKGARFRVNEARDPDIGQNSVQSYTLQRNDNFVLSVNSETEGVKNIELVLEKELDREREKEVTLILTAVDGGTPPRSGTVAIHVTVLDANDNAPVFSQAVYKVSLPENSPLDTVVLTVSATDADEGQNGEVTYEFGHLTETAKQIFSLDDKTGEIKLVGSVDFEDEVRYEIIVEGKDDYGLSTITKVFIDVTDINDNAPVIVIQSLSSPIPENAFPGTEVGIINVQDRDSENNGQVRCSIQQNVPFKLVPSIKNYYSLVTTGELDRELLSDYNLTITATDEGSPPLSSTKNLHLTVADVNDNPPVFQEHNYRAHVQENNKPGSSICSVSATDPDWRQNGTVVYSLLSSDVNGAPVSSFLSINGDTGVIHAVRSFDYEQLKSFKVLVLARDNGSPPLSSNVSVSVFISDENDNSPQILYPSPEGNSFMTEMVPKAAQAGSLVSKVIAVDADSGQNAWLSYHIIKATDPGLFTIGVHSGEIRTQRDISESDSMKQNLIVSVRDNGQPSLSATCALYLLISDNLAEVPELKDMSHDESSSKLTFYLIIALVSVSTFFLTFIIIILAVRFCRRRKPRLLFDGAVAIPSAYLPPNYAEVEGAGTLRSTYNYDAYLTTGSRTSDFKFVRSYNEGTLTADLTLKKTQSAVDDLEGLDAEMNDSFQVGVSLSLKEYFGGLKL, translated from the coding sequence ATGTTTGGTCTTTTGTTCTTCGTGCTGATGGCGCACACCGCTTATGGAGACGTGAGCTATTCTTTCCCGGAGGAGATGAAACGCGGATCTGTGATTGGAAATATAGCAAAGGATCTCGGGCTCGATGTGAACAGACTGTCATCTCGTAAGGCTCGTATTGATACTGAAGGTAACAGAAAACGATACTGTGACATTAATCTGAATACTGGAGAACTGACCGTAGCGGAGAGAATCGACAGAGAGGGACTTTGTAGAGAAAAACTGACGTGctatttacattttgaatttgtTCTAGAATATCCATTGGAATTGCATCGTGTTAATCTCCAAATTGTAGATATAAACGACAATTCTCCCGTGTTCTCTAAAGATTTTGTCAAGCTTGATATTAGTGAATCTGCAGATAAAGGAGCGCGCTTTAGAGTGAATGAAGCGCGTGATCCAGATATAGGACAAAATTCTGTGCAAAGCTACACATTGCAGAGGAATGATAATTTTGTGCTTTCTGTTAATTCTGAAACTGAAGGTGTAAAAAATATTGAGTTAGTTTTAGAAAAAGAATTGGATCGCGAACGAGAGAAGGAAGTGACATTAATTCTCACTGCGGTAGACGGCGGGACTCCACCGAGATCAGGTACTGTAGCCATACACGTCACTGTGCTGGATGCTAATGATAATGCTCCAGTCTTTAGTCAGGCCGTCTATAAAGTCAGTCTGCCTGAAAATTCTCCTCTAGATACTGTAGTGCTGACAGTGAGCGCTACTGATGCTGATGAGGGACAAAATGGAGAGGTGACATATGAGTTTGGTCATTTAACTGAAACagcaaaacaaatattttcattagaTGACAAAACTGGAGAAATTAAGCTGGTAGGATCTGTCGATTTTGAGGATGAGGTAAGATATGAAATTATTGTTGAAGGAAAGGATGATTATGGCCTTTCCACCATCACAAAAGTTTTTATAGATGTCACAGATATTAATGACAATGCACCAGTTATAGTAATTCAATCTCTAAGCAGTCCCATTCCCGAGAACGCGTTCCCCGGTACAGAAGTTGGCATCATTAATGTTCAGGACAGAGACTCTGAGAATAACGGACAGGTGCGCTGCTCCATTCAGCAGAACGTCCCATTTAAACTCGTTCCTTCAATCAAAAATTACTATTCTCTGGTGACCACAGGTGAATTAGACCGCGAGCTGCTCTCTGATTATAATCTTACAATCACTGCTACTGATGAGGGCTCTCCGCCTTTATCTTCCACTAAGAATCTTCACTTGACTGTAGCTGACGTGAATGATAATCCACCTGTATTTCAGGAGCACAATTACAGAGCTCATGTGCAAGAAAATAACAAACCGGGCTCCTCTATTTGTTCAGTATCAGCTACAGACCCGGACTGGAGACAGAATGGCACTGTAGTTTATTCTCTGTTGTCCTCTGATGTCAATGGCGCACCGGTGTCCTCCTTTCTATCCATTAACGGAGACACCGGGGTCATTCATGCCGTGAGATCGTTTGATTACGAACAGCTGAAGAGTTTCAAAGTGCTCGTGTTAGCCAGAGACAACGGTTCTCCTCCTCTGAGCAGTAACGTGAGCGTGAGTGTCTTCATATCGGATGAGAATGACAACTCCCCTCAGATATTATACCCCTCTCCGGAGGGAAACTCCTTCATGACCGAGATGGTGCCCAAAGCTGCTCAGGCGGGCTCCCTGGTCTCCAAGGTGATCGCCGTGGACGCGGATTCTGGCCAGAACGCGTGGCTCTCGTATCACATTATTAAAGCGACTGATCCGGGACTTTTCACTATCGGTGTCCACAGCGGGGAGATCAGGACGCAGCGGGACATTTCTGAATCTGACAGCATGAAACAGAACCTTATTGTGTCCGTGAGAGATAACGGACAGCCCTCTCTCTCAGCCACGTGCGCGTTGTATTTACTCATATCAGATAACTTGGCTGAAGTTCCAGAACTGAAAGACATGTCTCATGACGAGAGCAGCTCCAAACTGACGTTTTATTTGATCATCGCGCTGGTGTCCGTTTCCACTTTCTTCctgaccttcatcatcatcatcctggCCGTGAGGTTTTGTCGCAGGAGAAAGCCCAGACTGTTGTTTGATGGAGCTGTAGCCATTCCCAGCGCGTATCTTCCTCCAAATTACGCAGAGGTGGAGGGCGCGGGAACTCTCCGCAGCACTTACAATTATGACGCGTACCTGACCACGGGCTCGCGCACTAGTGACTTCAAGTTCGTCAGATCTTATAATGAGGGCACACTGACTGCTGACCTGACTCTGAAAAAGACTCAGTCTGCTGTGGATGATCTTGAAGGACTTGATGCAGAAATGAACGACTCGTTTCAGGTAGgagtaagtctttctttaaaagaaTACTTTGGTGGATTAAAATTGTAA